The Brevibacillus humidisoli DNA segment GTTCGAGCAGTCGATAGAACATTACCGAAGCTTTGTTGCAGAGGAGATCTCCGGATTGCAGCCTTTTGCGGCCTATCAGGATTCGACGCGAAACACAATCCAGGAGAAACAAAAGGTGCTTGAACTGCTGGATGATTTCGAAGAGTTTGTCCGGAAGGTGCGGGCAAGTCTCAATCTGATGACGACGGCTCATTGGTACGAGGAAATCGCCGATCAGGGGTATGCTTCCCACGTGTCGCACGTATTGATCTCCGATTCGCGGTACCGGGCGTTGTATCAGATGTATCGCGATTTTAGACAAGAGGAACTGACGGTTGACTTTGATCCGTACATGTCTTATCAGTGGAAGCGCTCTGATATTCTCTATGAGATGTGGGGGTTTACCACGCTGTTGAAACTGCTGATCCGCGAGTTGGGCTTCACTCCCACCGGCGGCTGGCTGTTTTCGCAAGGTTTTACCGGCGATAAGTGGCTAATCCCGCACTTGCCGGAGGACGCCCAGGTGCGGCTGCAATCGGGCGACCTCTCACTCACCGTAACCTACAACAGTGTGATTCCACTCACCAGCGACGAGACTGACTTTGAGCGGAATCCGCTGTATATGACCGACACGCACAACCGGCCAGATACCCGGATCAACTTTTACCTGGATGGGATCTATGCGGGAACGCTGTTGATTGATTACAAGTACCGGCCGCGGAACAACTTTTGGGACCAGATCAAGGTGCGCACGATCTACCGCAGCCGGGAGATGAACCAATTGATTGCCTACGGCAGCAACAGCCGATCCAAGTTTATTTATGGCGATCAGAGCGGCAGCGATTACTTCGGCATTGTCCCCGTGTACGAAGCATGGGCGATCTATCCCGTCAAAGATGAGATGAAGAGTGAGAATCAAAAGTTGGACGACTTTAGTTTGCGTTTTATCACGATGTCCCCAGGGCTTGACAATACGCATGTGGTGGAAGCCCTGCGAGATGCGATCGAGGGGATTCGAGAGAGGATGGCCCGCTTTCATCGGGTGTAGTACCAAAAGTGCACTGTCAGAGTAGGCAGTGTGCTTTTTAATGGATAAGATAAACAGTCGATCTGGATAGGTGCACAAGATTTCGGACGTACCCGGATAAAGCAAACCTGTATTCCTCTTTCGTCCACTACAATGTTTGCAAGAAAGCTCGGAGTATCGCCCAATTCGGTATTATGGTAACATGGAGAAAAAAGGTATATATGCCCTTGCTATCTAATGAGATAAAGAAATACCTTTTGAGCGGAGGAACGTATCGATGAGATCTCGTCCAGATCAGAAGAGGGAGAAAGCCGGAGTTAGAAACGCGCGTACCAACCCGGTCCCCCGCTTGTCTGCTGCTCATGAACAGACAACCGCTCTACAGCTGCAACGTGCGCTGGCCAATCCCCAGGCGATGACGGCCGACCAGATTATCCAGATGCAGCAGATGCTCGGAAATCGCGCTGTGGAGCAACTGCTTAGCTCCCATGCACAGTCTGTACAGCCAGTGGCTGCACAACCAATGATTTCGCAACCATTGGAGCAGAGTGGTGCAGTCGGAAGGGACACGCAAGCGGCAGCAGAGCCGGTTGTGCAAACAAAAGCAAACCGTACCGGGATGCCGGATCAGTTGAAGGAGGGCTTGGAGTCCTTGTCCGGAATGGACTTGTCCGATGTCCGTGTCCATTACAACTCTGACAAGCCGGCGCAGGTGCAGGCGCTCGCCTACGCCCAGGGCAGCGAGATTCACCTCGCGCCGGGGCAGGAGCGACATCTGCCTCATGAGGGCTGGCACGTGGTACAGCAGCGGCAGGGACGGGTGCGTCCTACGATGCAGCTGGGGGGAGTATCGATTAACGATGACCGGTCACTGGAGGGCGAAGCAGATCGGATGGGGAGTAAGGCGGCCAGTTTGCAGCGAACGGCCTCACCGACGGCGGACAGCACCGCTCAGCGCAAAGAAGTGCCAGAGAGCGGGAAGTCTGCCGCTGTGCGACAGCACGCAGTAGAGACTACTGGCAGTGTCGTTCAGCGGAAAGCGAAAGTGATCGTGGACGAGGGCGGCTTAAAAGTAGAAAGGGACGGCGACTACAAGTACGTGGAGAAGGACAACTATGGCTTGAAAAAAGGGAATGTGTACCGGCACATGTCTCCCAAAGATGTCCGTCTGTCCGTGCCGCGACGGTTTTATCAGAAAAATTATGCCGAGAGGCCGGTATTTAAAAAGGCGCAGGAAGAGATTGTCACCTTGCAGAACCAACTGTCCGGCTGGGAGTACTACACGGAGCACCTCGGCGCCCAGTTTATGGGGAGTGCAGAGGGGAATAAGAAGCTGACCCGCGGCGAATACGACTCGATTATGCTGGCCGCAGAGCAGCAGGGCAGCAAGATTACCAAGCAAATGATTGCTGAGGAAATGCAGGCGTTGTCGGAGCTTTATATGTACAAGTATTTGTCTAAACGTCCACTGGACAACCCCGAATTCATTGAGGCATTACAGAGCAAATCGCAGCTGACGCTTGACGCCTTTTCTATCGGTCCATTCATGCAAGAGGAGATTATGCAGACCGCTGGCAAGCTGGGGATGGACCCAAATGTTGTTTTACGCATGCTGATGGACTATTTGGATCCCAATAAAGTGCAAGAGGCGATGGCTCGGATAGCCATCGGGGCGAAAAAAGCCTTTGTCGATGGGGAGTGGATCGGACCTACCACGAAAACCGGTGAACCGAATCGCACGTACTATACGCCAGAGCAGCCGAGACCGTACGACCCGGAATCGCCAGCCTATGATCCGGGTTCATCCCGGACGACGACATCGCGCCAAACCAGTCTGATGGATTATATGCAATAGCAGCGGCGCTGATTGAAGCCGTCGAGAACCATCCCGATCCCGTTTCACAGGAAGAAGTGGGCCGGGATGCTTCTTTTTGTTGCGGGACGGCCGGGGTGAGAGAGTATAGTGGGCAGGCTCATGGATACTTGTGTACCGAAACAGAACCAACTATGATTAGCTATGTAGATGACAGGTAGCTAGTATGACAGCTAGCTAGTAGATTATAGGCAGCCAGTAGATGGCAGTTAGCTATGAAGATACAGACAGAGAGAAAAAATGGGGAGTCAAGGAGAGTCTGACGATGAAGGGTCTGAAAAAGAGAATCAACAAGCTGCTGTCATGGACTGTGTGCATGGTGGCGGCTAGAGCAGATGTGGCCAGTCTGCTGCTTGTGTTTGCCGTAAAAATGTGGCTGTTCTATCGACTGGTCGGAATGGGAGTGTCGGCCTCGGCGTTTATCATCTCGCTATTGGCGGTAGCCAGCCTGCTCCTCTGCGGCAACCTGCTACCCGCTGCCTGGCGGTTTCCGTTTTTGATCATCGCGGATGGCGGATTAAGTCTGGTTTTATTTGTGGATACGCTGTACCACAGCTACTTCCACGACGTCACCTCGGTCAGTCTGCTGCGTCAGATCGGTCAGGTCGGAGACATTGGGGATAGTATCGTCAGCCTGACCAATTGGACCTGCGCTGTGTACTTTCTGGATATTCCCCTGCTGATTGTCGTCTACCGCTGGAAGATGAAGCGGGTGATCCTGACGTATCAGACCAGAGTGACAAAAACGGCACGCCGCATAGCTGCCTTGTCCATACCTGCGTTGTTGGTGGTAGGGACCACGGTCCACGTGGAGCGAACCGTGGCTCAAGTGCCCGGGTTTCTCGATGCACGCTATTCCAACAAAGCCTTGCTGCAAGCGCTTGGCATTTACCATTACCACCTGTATGATATGTATCAATACAGCAAACTTTCGCTTGGCGGCAAGGAAGCCTCCAGTTCCGAGCTGGAGGAGGTACGCCAGTGGTTCTGGGAGCACAACAGCAAACTGCCGCCGGGGCCATTGTTTGGCAGGGCAAAGGGGCAAAACGTGATTGTCGTCCAAGAAGAATCGCTACAGGCGTTTGTCGTCGAT contains these protein-coding regions:
- a CDS encoding DUF2357 domain-containing protein, producing the protein MDTQYNERSFRLVFYTGHLRIEREVTRFYPSEEAFYENIDKPSLSLIEHMSISIRFESDDPTARLYMYGLDTVEGKMVEEDENFEAYLSPSSEELSLFTHDSYPLIPGVYQIRVHVGEQIYYAPFVIHAKGITNEQLTIMRQELEETIRGLALDLIRKRFAQGMRLQNMIPPELLYQFMVLKKHYEPVMAALNDLYTRINFRNRKEYKLDREDRAGETDDVTIRHMMRYPGKPGYRMVPYRRMDYDLPENRWVKQMIRDLIVRINEFEQSIEHYRSFVAEEISGLQPFAAYQDSTRNTIQEKQKVLELLDDFEEFVRKVRASLNLMTTAHWYEEIADQGYASHVSHVLISDSRYRALYQMYRDFRQEELTVDFDPYMSYQWKRSDILYEMWGFTTLLKLLIRELGFTPTGGWLFSQGFTGDKWLIPHLPEDAQVRLQSGDLSLTVTYNSVIPLTSDETDFERNPLYMTDTHNRPDTRINFYLDGIYAGTLLIDYKYRPRNNFWDQIKVRTIYRSREMNQLIAYGSNSRSKFIYGDQSGSDYFGIVPVYEAWAIYPVKDEMKSENQKLDDFSLRFITMSPGLDNTHVVEALRDAIEGIRERMARFHRV
- a CDS encoding DUF4157 domain-containing protein, yielding MRSRPDQKREKAGVRNARTNPVPRLSAAHEQTTALQLQRALANPQAMTADQIIQMQQMLGNRAVEQLLSSHAQSVQPVAAQPMISQPLEQSGAVGRDTQAAAEPVVQTKANRTGMPDQLKEGLESLSGMDLSDVRVHYNSDKPAQVQALAYAQGSEIHLAPGQERHLPHEGWHVVQQRQGRVRPTMQLGGVSINDDRSLEGEADRMGSKAASLQRTASPTADSTAQRKEVPESGKSAAVRQHAVETTGSVVQRKAKVIVDEGGLKVERDGDYKYVEKDNYGLKKGNVYRHMSPKDVRLSVPRRFYQKNYAERPVFKKAQEEIVTLQNQLSGWEYYTEHLGAQFMGSAEGNKKLTRGEYDSIMLAAEQQGSKITKQMIAEEMQALSELYMYKYLSKRPLDNPEFIEALQSKSQLTLDAFSIGPFMQEEIMQTAGKLGMDPNVVLRMLMDYLDPNKVQEAMARIAIGAKKAFVDGEWIGPTTKTGEPNRTYYTPEQPRPYDPESPAYDPGSSRTTTSRQTSLMDYMQ